The DNA segment ACATCGGTGACAGTCGCATATTTGCCATTTACCAACAGTCGGAAATCACCGTCATCGACCGCCATGGTAAATACCGCATTTACGATGAAAACTTTGAGCATAGACTGCATAAGAAGATGAGTGCGCCCGAGCTTATCCAAGTGATGCGAGAAGGCCGTCGCCTCTACAATCACTAAGCAGAGAGTCAATAAGCTAGCCAATTGTTACAGGTCGTTTTTGCTCCCAGTAAAGCTTGGATTAAAACGAGAAAAAATAAACAATAAACAAAAAGCCCCACTTTATCGTGGGGCTTTTTATTTGGCTAAGAACTAGCTCAATCTATGGATGATTCCGCTTTCACGGTGGAATAACGCTCTAACCAATGGGCGTAAGAGGAAGGTAACACCCAAGATGGACGCGAGACCTTTAAGGTTTGTGCCGCTTGATAAGGCCAGTGAGGGTTAGCCAAAAATGCTTTACCTATCATGACTAAATCCATTTGCTGATCTTGAATCGCTTGCTCTGCGTGGTGAGGATTATCCATGCCCCATGACGTTGCCACCGGGAAACCCACTTCACGACGCACTCGCTCGGCAATAGGCGCCAAAAAGGCCGGGCGCCAAGGAATGTTGGCCGTGGGTGTTGAAAAACAAATACTGACGTTAAGCATATCGAGGCCTGCGCGCTTAAATTGCTTCACCAAGGCGATGGATTCACTCAGGGTTTGCTCGTCTTTATCATCAAATTCAATCACACCAAAGCGCGCCGTTAACGGCAAATGTTCAGGCCAAACCGCCCTCACCGCCTCAACCGTCTCGATAAGAAAACGGCCTCGCCCTTGTGCATCACCACCGTATTCATCGGTACGTTGGTTGGCATAGGTAGAGAAGAAGCTTTGCGCTAAATAGCCGTGGGCAAAGTGCAGCTCTAACCATTCAAACCCAGCCTCAAGCGCCCGCTTGGCCGCCGCCACGAAATCGGCTTTCACACGTTGAATATCATCAATTGTCATGGCTGTCGGTACTTTGCCAAGGTTAGCGCCAAATGCCACGGCCGATGGCGACAGCGTTTGCCAGCCTTGCTCCCCT comes from the Shewanella mangrovisoli genome and includes:
- a CDS encoding NADH:flavin oxidoreductase/NADH oxidase, encoding MTQLFSPFRLKDITLKNRIAVAPMCQYQAHDGLSNDWHQVHYTSLARGGAGLVVVEATAVSPEGRITPRCLGLWNEEQAAGLANIASAIKGAGAVAGIQIAHAGRKASANIPWEGDDHIEGEQGWQTLSPSAVAFGANLGKVPTAMTIDDIQRVKADFVAAAKRALEAGFEWLELHFAHGYLAQSFFSTYANQRTDEYGGDAQGRGRFLIETVEAVRAVWPEHLPLTARFGVIEFDDKDEQTLSESIALVKQFKRAGLDMLNVSICFSTPTANIPWRPAFLAPIAERVRREVGFPVATSWGMDNPHHAEQAIQDQQMDLVMIGKAFLANPHWPYQAAQTLKVSRPSWVLPSSYAHWLERYSTVKAESSID